The Lichenihabitans psoromatis genome contains a region encoding:
- a CDS encoding response regulator transcription factor, producing MTKLLLVEDHEELWDFLSRRLRRRGFDVVLAHNGQQALEKVASDEPDLMLLDMDLPIMDGWTVAKTLRTQSNAIPIIALTAHAMSGDRTKALAAGCDEYHSKPVDFDLLLTQVDEVLLRREEKEA from the coding sequence ATGACCAAACTACTCCTTGTCGAAGACCACGAGGAACTCTGGGACTTTCTGTCGAGACGGCTCAGGCGCCGCGGGTTCGACGTTGTCCTGGCGCATAACGGCCAGCAAGCGCTCGAAAAGGTGGCGAGCGACGAGCCGGATTTAATGTTGCTCGATATGGATCTCCCGATCATGGATGGTTGGACCGTGGCCAAAACGCTGCGGACACAATCAAACGCGATCCCGATCATTGCTTTGACGGCGCATGCGATGAGCGGCGATCGAACCAAGGCACTGGCCGCAGGCTGCGACGAATATCATTCGAAACCGGTCGATTTCGACCTTTTGCTGACCCAGGTCGACGAGGTGCTGCTGCGCCGGGAAGAGAAGGAGGCCTAA
- a CDS encoding glucan biosynthesis protein, with protein MQDLNRRRVVSGLAAGAALGLAPRAFAQTAPGQPVPKFGFEDVLKRARELGTAPFEATPPALPDSIARLDFDAWRDIRFRPDRALLGQDGSPFRLEMFHLGHLYPRPVTVNIVHEGIATPVPYSTGLFDYGRNKIDKPLPVNLGFAGFRLHYPLNRPDVMDEVIAFLGASYFRFLGRNQHYGMSARGLTVNAGTDNEAFPFFREFWIEAPAPGATRVTIYALLDGDAVTGAFRFDLYPGNETVVDVDMTLFPRRSGAKIGIAALTSMFFTSQNDRRFSGDFRPELHDSDGLLLHSGTGEWIWRPLRNPAMTEVSAFLDSNTAGFGLLQRDRSFEDYQDLDLNYELRPSYWVEPRGTWGEGRVELVELPTSDETNDNIVAAWTAHDPIEQGKSVSYAYSITSSLNLTRLSPGGRVSKTFQTQARSLGSNEVVAPGSRRFLIDFSGGDLSYFSADPSLVSVVPTSTSGKITRSFLVPNPHIGGFRAAIDVALDPNQSTDLRAFLKAGDRALTETWTFPWKAV; from the coding sequence ATGCAGGACCTCAACCGTCGTCGTGTCGTTTCGGGCCTCGCGGCCGGAGCAGCCCTCGGCCTCGCGCCGCGCGCCTTCGCCCAAACCGCTCCGGGGCAGCCCGTGCCGAAATTTGGCTTTGAAGATGTTCTGAAACGTGCCCGTGAACTCGGCACCGCGCCGTTCGAGGCGACGCCCCCGGCCCTCCCGGATTCGATCGCCAGGCTCGACTTCGATGCTTGGCGCGACATCCGGTTCAGGCCCGACAGGGCGCTGCTCGGCCAGGACGGCAGTCCGTTCCGGTTGGAGATGTTCCATCTCGGCCATCTCTATCCCCGCCCCGTCACGGTCAACATCGTGCATGAAGGGATCGCGACACCCGTCCCCTATTCGACCGGGCTGTTCGACTACGGCCGCAACAAGATCGACAAGCCGCTGCCGGTCAACCTCGGCTTCGCCGGCTTCAGGCTTCATTATCCGCTGAACCGTCCCGACGTCATGGACGAGGTCATTGCGTTTTTGGGTGCGAGCTACTTCCGCTTTCTCGGCCGCAATCAGCATTACGGCATGTCGGCCCGCGGCCTGACCGTGAATGCAGGCACCGACAACGAGGCATTCCCGTTCTTCCGCGAATTCTGGATCGAGGCGCCGGCACCGGGGGCGACGCGCGTGACGATTTATGCGCTGCTCGACGGCGACGCCGTCACTGGCGCGTTCCGGTTCGATCTTTATCCCGGCAACGAAACCGTCGTGGATGTCGATATGACGCTCTTTCCGCGCCGGTCGGGTGCCAAGATCGGCATCGCAGCGCTGACGTCGATGTTTTTCACGAGCCAGAACGACCGCCGCTTTTCAGGCGACTTCCGCCCAGAACTGCACGATTCCGACGGTCTGCTGCTCCATTCCGGCACCGGCGAATGGATTTGGCGTCCGCTGCGGAACCCCGCCATGACGGAGGTCTCGGCCTTCCTCGACAGCAACACCGCCGGCTTCGGCCTGCTGCAACGCGATCGCAGCTTCGAGGACTATCAAGACCTCGATCTGAATTACGAATTGCGGCCGAGCTACTGGGTCGAGCCACGGGGCACCTGGGGCGAGGGCCGTGTCGAACTGGTGGAACTACCGACCTCCGACGAGACCAACGACAATATCGTCGCGGCCTGGACGGCGCATGACCCGATCGAGCAAGGCAAGTCGGTTTCCTACGCCTACAGCATCACGTCGAGCCTCAACCTCACCCGCCTGTCGCCGGGTGGGCGGGTTAGCAAGACTTTCCAGACCCAGGCGCGCTCGCTCGGGTCCAACGAGGTCGTGGCACCCGGATCACGCCGCTTCCTGATCGACTTCTCGGGCGGCGATCTTTCCTATTTCAGCGCAGACCCCTCGCTCGTCAGTGTCGTGCCGACCTCCACCAGCGGCAAGATCACGCGCTCGTTCCTGGTCCCCAACCCGCATATCGGCGGGTTCCGCGCGGCGATCGACGTGGCGCTCGACCCGAACCAGAGCACGGATCTGCGCGCTTTTCTTAAAGCGGGCGATCGCGCCCTCACCGAGACATGGACCTTTCCGTGGAAAGCCGTTTAG
- a CDS encoding GNAT family N-acetyltransferase yields MESRLGARPAFRTEPLLREARPDDLDALERLELAAFQSDRLSRRSLRYFIAAPTTYVPVAEHEAVVAGYAMIGFRAGSALGRIFSLAVDPGFGRLGIGRALLIACEERARKRGSRAVRLEVRADNSAAIALYEASAYRRFGSEPGYYEDGATALRFEKSLAT; encoded by the coding sequence GTGGAAAGCCGTTTAGGCGCGCGGCCCGCGTTCCGCACCGAACCGCTGCTGCGCGAGGCGCGACCGGACGACCTCGACGCGCTGGAACGCTTGGAATTGGCGGCCTTCCAGTCGGATCGGCTCTCGCGCCGCAGTCTGCGCTACTTCATCGCAGCGCCGACCACTTACGTTCCGGTGGCGGAACACGAGGCCGTGGTGGCGGGCTATGCGATGATCGGCTTTCGGGCCGGCTCGGCGCTCGGACGCATCTTTTCGTTGGCGGTCGACCCCGGCTTTGGCCGGCTCGGCATCGGACGCGCGCTTCTCATCGCCTGCGAGGAACGCGCCCGCAAGCGGGGCAGTCGTGCGGTCCGTCTCGAGGTTCGTGCCGACAATTCTGCCGCCATCGCGCTCTATGAGGCTTCGGCTTATCGACGGTTCGGCAGCGAGCCCGGCTATTACGAGGACGGGGCGACGGCGCTACGCTTCGAAAAGTCGCTCGCGACGTGA
- a CDS encoding hybrid sensor histidine kinase/response regulator — protein MSQSSQEFLAEPVDRTALELGGQVVSKWFGFADAVSDGVYGVDRAGLCIFVNPAAIALLGYETADELLGRNMHQTIHHTRPDGSPFPIEACPLIHTLTSGRSVRLDTELLWRKDGSSFVARYSSYPMTAEDGAILGSAIVFTDCTPDVVLDLEPARAIEQLWGSTERRRAEEALRSSEAKFRTLADSISQLAWMTDPEGAIVWYNRRWYDYTGTTPEKMQGWGWQDVHHPDHMERVVAHIAKAFSDGAEWEDTFPLRGKDGEYRWFLSRAMPIHDRPDESHPNGRILGWFGTNTDVTDMRDAEDRLSAAKDAAEEANRTKSDFIANMSHELRTPLSAIIGYSEMMQEEIADGADPTELSPDLRKVEANARHLLGLINDVLDLSKIESGKMEVFSETFDTATTLQEVASTVQGLIDKKGNRLVLDLGHDLGVMQSDVTKLRQILLNLLSNAAKFTEGGTITLGATRIVGAGPAQWLSFRVSDTGIGMSAEQLEKLFLRFSQADASTTRKFGGTGLGLSISKAFSVMLGGDIAVESGLGQGSVFTVMVPAVWSPSPSELHDQDETAADATTTRPGGSADIEKDWVLVIDDDPAQRELMSRFLAREGFGARTAADGRTGIEMARAMKPRAILLDVMMPGMDGWSVLSVLKSDPALEAIPVVMITFVSERGLALSLGASEYVLKPVQWDRFKQVMDRFREAGGTVLVVDDEADTRERMRVVLERDGWTVVEAANGQEALDRVAEGVPQVVVLDVNMPIMDGFAFLPKFREIAGCAETPVIVLTAADLTLADRKRLRGASQVLNKGDTTFGALAKQLRALAETDPSAEGLVA, from the coding sequence ATGTCACAATCGTCGCAGGAATTTTTGGCCGAGCCGGTCGACCGCACCGCCCTGGAACTGGGCGGCCAGGTGGTCTCAAAGTGGTTCGGCTTCGCCGATGCGGTCAGCGACGGCGTTTACGGCGTCGATCGGGCGGGGCTGTGCATCTTCGTCAATCCGGCTGCCATCGCGCTTCTTGGTTACGAGACAGCCGACGAGCTTCTCGGGCGCAACATGCATCAGACCATCCACCACACGCGACCGGACGGCTCGCCGTTTCCGATCGAGGCTTGTCCGCTGATCCATACGTTGACGAGCGGCCGATCCGTGCGGCTCGACACTGAGTTGCTGTGGCGCAAAGACGGGTCGTCCTTCGTGGCTCGCTACTCGTCCTATCCGATGACGGCGGAGGACGGCGCGATACTCGGCAGCGCCATCGTGTTCACGGATTGCACGCCGGACGTGGTGCTGGATCTCGAGCCGGCCCGAGCGATCGAGCAACTCTGGGGCAGCACGGAGCGGCGTCGCGCCGAAGAAGCCTTGCGATCGAGCGAGGCCAAATTCCGCACCCTGGCCGATTCCATCTCGCAACTCGCCTGGATGACCGATCCCGAGGGTGCGATCGTGTGGTACAATCGCCGCTGGTATGACTACACCGGCACGACGCCCGAGAAGATGCAGGGCTGGGGCTGGCAGGACGTGCATCACCCCGACCACATGGAGCGTGTGGTGGCCCATATCGCCAAGGCGTTCAGCGACGGCGCCGAATGGGAGGATACGTTTCCGCTCCGCGGCAAAGATGGCGAGTATCGCTGGTTTCTATCGCGTGCCATGCCGATCCACGATCGTCCGGACGAGTCTCACCCCAACGGTCGCATTCTCGGTTGGTTCGGGACCAACACCGACGTCACCGACATGCGCGACGCGGAGGACCGGCTCAGCGCCGCGAAGGATGCGGCCGAAGAAGCCAATCGCACCAAGAGTGATTTCATCGCCAACATGAGCCACGAGCTGCGGACCCCGCTGTCGGCCATCATCGGCTACAGCGAGATGATGCAGGAGGAAATCGCCGACGGCGCCGATCCGACCGAACTCTCGCCCGATCTTCGCAAGGTGGAAGCTAACGCGCGCCATTTGCTCGGCCTCATCAACGACGTGCTCGATCTGTCGAAGATCGAGAGCGGCAAGATGGAGGTTTTCTCGGAGACATTCGACACGGCGACCACGCTCCAGGAGGTGGCCTCGACCGTGCAAGGCCTGATCGACAAGAAGGGTAATCGGTTGGTCCTGGATCTCGGTCACGATCTCGGCGTCATGCAATCGGATGTCACCAAGCTTCGGCAGATCCTGCTCAACCTTCTGAGCAACGCCGCGAAATTTACCGAAGGCGGGACCATCACGCTGGGGGCGACCCGCATCGTGGGGGCAGGCCCGGCGCAGTGGCTGTCGTTTCGGGTCAGCGACACGGGCATCGGCATGTCGGCGGAGCAATTGGAAAAACTCTTCCTGCGGTTCAGTCAGGCGGATGCGTCGACAACCCGGAAGTTCGGCGGAACGGGGCTCGGCCTATCGATCTCGAAGGCGTTTAGCGTCATGTTGGGCGGCGACATCGCGGTCGAGAGCGGGCTTGGTCAGGGCAGCGTCTTCACCGTGATGGTGCCGGCCGTCTGGTCGCCCTCGCCGAGCGAGCTTCACGATCAGGACGAAACAGCGGCCGACGCGACGACGACGCGCCCGGGCGGAAGCGCCGACATCGAAAAAGACTGGGTGCTGGTCATCGACGACGATCCGGCCCAGCGGGAGTTGATGTCCCGCTTTCTCGCGCGCGAGGGATTTGGTGCGCGCACGGCGGCCGATGGCCGGACCGGCATCGAGATGGCGCGGGCCATGAAACCGCGTGCGATTCTGCTTGATGTGATGATGCCCGGCATGGATGGGTGGTCTGTGCTCAGCGTGCTCAAATCCGATCCGGCGCTCGAGGCCATTCCGGTCGTCATGATCACCTTTGTGAGCGAACGCGGCTTGGCTTTGTCGCTGGGGGCCTCCGAATATGTCTTGAAGCCGGTTCAATGGGACAGGTTCAAGCAGGTGATGGACCGGTTCCGCGAGGCGGGCGGCACGGTCCTCGTGGTCGATGATGAGGCAGATACCCGCGAGCGGATGCGGGTGGTGCTCGAGCGCGATGGCTGGACGGTCGTCGAAGCCGCCAACGGTCAGGAGGCGCTCGATCGGGTGGCCGAGGGCGTGCCGCAGGTCGTGGTTCTCGACGTCAACATGCCGATCATGGATGGCTTTGCGTTCCTGCCGAAGTTTCGGGAGATAGCCGGTTGCGCCGAAACACCCGTGATCGTCTTAACGGCCGCCGACTTGACCCTGGCTGATCGCAAGCGCCTGCGGGGCGCCAGTCAGGTGTTGAACAAGGGCGACACAACGTTCGGCGCGCTTGCCAAACAGTTGCGCGCCTTGGCCGAAACCGACCCCAGCGCCGAAGGGCTTGTCGCCTAA
- a CDS encoding AI-2E family transporter — protein sequence MSQSSTDDTVILPPSDSRSILPVMYAGTITVAALYFGQELMVPLVLAALLAFVLAPACNLLQRLRLPRVLSVLIVVALAFGAIGSLGVVVGGQATSLATSLPAYRTTITEKWNALSKGVGFIEQYTKGMTAKPDAGSAPAADKKPADNPAATLGLQDVSGLSLAKTLAQPLLGPLATGGIVLVFTLFILMSSEDLRDRLVRLVGRHDLHRTILAMNDAASRLSRYFLFQLALNASFGVLIGVSLWFVGLPNPLLWGILAATMRFVPFVGVVVAVVPPLLLAIAVSPGWSLALLVLALFVGSEMIMGQVIEPLIYGHSTGLSPLAVIVATAFWALLWGPVGLLIATPLTVCLVVIGRHVEALAFLDVILGDRPPLTPAETFYQRALEGQALALAPAAAKQIATTSLTDYYDKVALSGLALAQGDLARDTLAFERLEAIHAQIEALLARLSADTVRPHAGAVETASLPDHWRREGAVICIPGRGQLDDLAATMAVQSLVADGFGARMEPNLVLGSARAMPANMDRTVLCCLSMLEEGSTVSGIRYFIKRIQKQMPQAVIVVGLWHAGRDSPLLSELRAEGGDEHLVLSLGELLAFCRATAARVPAADPSPAVAEAESLPLPA from the coding sequence GTGAGCCAGTCATCGACAGACGATACCGTGATCCTGCCGCCGTCGGATAGCCGGTCCATTCTGCCGGTCATGTATGCGGGTACCATCACGGTCGCGGCGCTCTACTTTGGCCAGGAACTCATGGTGCCGCTGGTGTTGGCCGCCTTACTGGCCTTCGTTCTCGCACCGGCCTGTAACCTTCTTCAACGCCTCAGACTGCCGCGGGTTCTGTCGGTTCTGATCGTGGTGGCGCTGGCCTTCGGAGCGATCGGGAGCCTTGGCGTCGTGGTCGGGGGGCAGGCCACATCGCTGGCCACCAGTCTGCCGGCCTATCGCACCACCATCACGGAGAAATGGAACGCGCTTTCCAAAGGCGTCGGCTTCATCGAGCAATATACCAAAGGCATGACCGCGAAACCGGACGCGGGCAGCGCTCCAGCCGCAGACAAGAAGCCGGCCGATAATCCGGCCGCGACGCTCGGACTGCAGGACGTGTCGGGCCTGTCGCTCGCCAAGACGCTCGCGCAGCCGCTGCTCGGTCCGCTGGCGACCGGCGGCATCGTGCTGGTCTTCACCTTGTTCATTCTGATGTCGAGCGAGGATCTGCGTGATCGGCTGGTTCGGCTTGTCGGACGTCACGATCTGCATCGGACGATCTTGGCCATGAACGACGCGGCCAGCAGGCTCTCGCGGTATTTTTTATTCCAACTCGCGCTCAATGCCTCGTTCGGTGTGCTGATCGGCGTCAGCTTGTGGTTCGTCGGCCTGCCCAACCCCCTCCTGTGGGGGATTCTCGCGGCGACGATGCGGTTCGTTCCCTTCGTCGGCGTCGTGGTTGCGGTGGTCCCGCCGCTTCTCCTGGCCATCGCGGTCTCGCCGGGCTGGTCGCTCGCTCTCTTGGTGCTGGCCCTGTTCGTCGGGTCCGAGATGATCATGGGTCAAGTGATCGAGCCGCTGATCTATGGGCATAGCACCGGGCTTTCGCCTTTGGCCGTCATCGTCGCAACGGCTTTCTGGGCGCTCCTCTGGGGGCCGGTCGGCCTTCTGATCGCGACGCCGTTGACCGTGTGTCTGGTGGTGATCGGCCGCCACGTCGAGGCGCTGGCGTTTCTCGACGTGATCCTCGGCGATCGACCGCCACTCACGCCCGCCGAAACCTTCTATCAGCGCGCGCTCGAGGGCCAGGCTTTGGCCTTGGCCCCGGCGGCCGCCAAGCAGATCGCGACAACATCGCTGACCGACTATTACGACAAAGTCGCCTTGTCCGGCTTGGCTCTGGCACAGGGCGATCTGGCCCGCGACACGCTGGCGTTCGAGCGCCTCGAAGCGATCCACGCCCAGATCGAAGCTCTGCTGGCTCGCCTCAGTGCCGATACCGTGCGGCCTCATGCCGGGGCCGTCGAAACAGCATCGCTCCCGGACCATTGGCGGCGCGAGGGTGCCGTGATCTGCATTCCGGGGCGTGGACAGCTCGATGATCTCGCCGCCACGATGGCGGTGCAATCCTTAGTCGCTGACGGTTTCGGCGCCCGGATGGAGCCCAATCTCGTGCTCGGATCGGCGCGCGCGATGCCGGCCAACATGGACCGGACCGTCCTGTGCTGCCTGTCCATGCTGGAGGAGGGAAGTACCGTCTCGGGCATCCGCTACTTCATCAAGCGCATTCAGAAGCAAATGCCGCAGGCCGTCATTGTCGTCGGGCTTTGGCACGCGGGCCGCGATAGCCCGCTTTTGTCAGAGCTGCGTGCCGAGGGTGGCGACGAACATCTCGTGCTGTCTCTGGGTGAACTACTCGCCTTCTGTCGAGCTACGGCGGCTCGCGTGCCGGCCGCAGATCCCTCACCGGCCGTGGCCGAGGCCGAAAGCCTCCCGCTCCCAGCGTAA
- a CDS encoding N-formylglutamate amidohydrolase produces MSKGVEGGSWIDRALEAGHIVEPELDPPFDVLEPDVLGSCLVLSSPHSGSAYPARFLASARLDPISLRRSEDAFVDQLFMGARAFGAPLLRARFPRAYLDVNREPYELDPRMFDGRLPPFVNSRSMRVAGGLGTIARVVGEAQEIYLKRLSVDEAIRRIEYLYKPYHATLQGLVDRAMMQFGQTLLIDCHSMPSCALGSAHGPMNRDDRLKADFVIGDRYGTSCGRAITETADAVLSGLGYAVERNKPYAGGFITENYGHPAGGRHALQIEVNRALYMNERLMQHGPAFETVASHLSDVMAALAALMDGMSATERAAAE; encoded by the coding sequence ATGAGCAAAGGTGTCGAGGGGGGAAGCTGGATCGATCGTGCCCTCGAGGCCGGGCATATCGTCGAGCCCGAACTCGATCCACCTTTCGACGTGCTCGAGCCGGATGTGCTCGGCTCCTGCCTCGTTCTGTCGTCACCGCATTCGGGCAGTGCCTATCCGGCGCGTTTCCTCGCTAGCGCCCGTCTCGATCCGATCAGCCTGCGCCGATCGGAGGATGCATTCGTCGACCAATTGTTCATGGGCGCCCGGGCGTTCGGGGCACCGCTGCTGCGCGCGCGATTTCCTCGCGCCTATCTCGACGTCAACCGCGAACCGTATGAGCTCGATCCGCGCATGTTCGACGGGCGCTTGCCACCTTTCGTCAACTCACGCTCCATGCGCGTTGCCGGCGGGCTCGGCACGATCGCGCGCGTCGTCGGCGAGGCGCAGGAAATCTACCTGAAGCGGCTGAGCGTCGACGAAGCGATCCGCCGGATCGAATATCTCTACAAACCCTATCATGCGACCCTGCAGGGCCTCGTCGACAGGGCCATGATGCAGTTCGGTCAGACGCTGCTGATCGATTGCCATTCGATGCCCTCGTGTGCCTTGGGTTCGGCCCATGGACCGATGAACCGGGATGATCGGCTTAAAGCCGATTTCGTCATCGGTGACCGCTATGGCACGAGTTGCGGACGGGCCATCACCGAAACCGCCGATGCCGTCCTCAGCGGTCTTGGCTACGCGGTCGAACGCAACAAACCTTACGCGGGCGGCTTCATCACCGAAAATTACGGCCATCCGGCTGGAGGGCGGCATGCCCTTCAAATCGAGGTCAATCGCGCCCTTTATATGAACGAAAGGCTGATGCAGCATGGTCCGGCTTTCGAGACGGTCGCGTCTCATCTCTCGGACGTCATGGCGGCTCTGGCGGCACTGATGGACGGCATGAGCGCGACCGAACGCGCTGCAGCGGAGTAA
- a CDS encoding outer membrane protein, whose protein sequence is MHTRLAMIATAIAGLTSGAAFAADLPLRSAPPAFVAPLPIFTWTGAYFGINAGAVFDADTRYRTTGATAGNQAAITGNFRPGQYRTQDSGFTAGGTIGYNYQFGVGNGLVIGIEADAAYTDLSKTANNFALIGGATYLTQYRSGLDYLGTVRGRIGYAYNQFLIYGTGGFAYGGVNSRQTLFAADGTGIFTGSRSSTETGYAYGGGVEYALPTGSFLNFFHSSAVTIKAEYLHYDLGSRTLAVNAINTGIGQYNSRVRADGDIARVGLNYKF, encoded by the coding sequence ATGCATACCAGACTAGCGATGATCGCCACCGCAATCGCCGGGTTGACGTCGGGAGCCGCTTTCGCCGCTGATCTGCCGCTGCGGAGCGCACCGCCTGCCTTCGTGGCTCCACTCCCGATCTTCACCTGGACCGGCGCTTACTTCGGCATCAATGCGGGTGCAGTGTTCGACGCCGACACCCGCTACCGCACCACCGGTGCGACGGCTGGCAACCAGGCCGCGATCACCGGCAATTTCCGTCCGGGCCAATACCGCACCCAAGACAGCGGCTTCACGGCAGGCGGCACGATTGGTTACAATTACCAGTTCGGCGTCGGCAACGGCCTCGTGATCGGTATCGAGGCTGATGCCGCCTATACGGATCTGTCGAAGACCGCCAACAACTTCGCCTTGATCGGCGGCGCCACCTACCTGACCCAGTATCGCTCGGGTCTCGACTATCTCGGCACAGTTCGCGGCCGCATCGGCTATGCCTATAACCAGTTCCTGATCTACGGCACGGGCGGCTTCGCCTACGGCGGCGTGAACAGCCGTCAGACGCTCTTCGCCGCCGATGGCACCGGAATCTTCACCGGCAGCCGAAGCTCGACCGAAACGGGTTACGCTTACGGCGGCGGCGTCGAATATGCGCTGCCCACAGGATCGTTCCTCAACTTCTTCCACTCGAGCGCCGTCACCATCAAGGCCGAATACCTGCATTACGATCTCGGCAGCCGGACCCTTGCTGTGAACGCGATCAACACCGGCATTGGCCAGTACAATTCTCGTGTGCGCGCCGATGGCGACATCGCCCGCGTCGGTCTGAACTACAAGTTCTGA
- the uvrC gene encoding excinuclease ABC subunit UvrC, producing the protein MNRSAPLSTHDASDTGQEQPELRQQEMMSQEVSDDRLSEDDADGFDEAASGIDLGLDDESAAPASVRSGAAVIRRYWSALPLGPGVYRMLNDAGEVLYVGKAKSLKKRVASYTRATGHSRRIAQMIAATASMMFVSTATETEALLLEANYIKQMRPRFNVLLRDDKSFPYILVTGDHRAPQLTKHRGARNRTGDYFGPFASVMAVNRTLAALQRAFLLRSCSDSYFENRTRPCLLHQIKRCAGPCTDEVSREDYAELVEETRGFLTGKSRAVRERLALDMVSASDAMEFERAARLRDRIAAMSAIQGTQGINPKSVEEADVFTILEEAGQYAVEVFFFRTYQNWGNRAYYPRADRSLGPAEVLGAFLAQFYLDKPPARLILLSHSVDDQGLLEAALCERAGYRVEIAVPQRGEKKDLVDHAAQNGREALSRKLSDTASQEKLLTALGAAFGVTRTLNRVEVYDNSHIMGTNAVGAMIVAGPSGFLKPHYRTFNMNDKLFTPGDDFGMMRDMLRRRFARLMKDAPPAATVGQADGARGSATDLPPEAADVLAHQTGIAEDRSEDREATPLSEVGDTPQWPDLILIDGGKGQLEVVRETLVELGVPVMFGEGGAPHGVAVVGIAKGPERNAGRETFFAAGREPFKLHERDPALYFVQRLRDEAHRFAIGTHRARRKKDFTKSPLEEIGGIGPARKRALLHAFGTAKAIGRATLADLEKVPGLNAATAKRIYDHFHEGG; encoded by the coding sequence ATGAATCGGTCCGCCCCCCTTTCGACCCACGACGCCTCGGATACCGGGCAAGAGCAACCAGAGCTGCGGCAGCAGGAGATGATGAGCCAAGAGGTCAGCGACGATCGTCTGAGCGAGGACGACGCCGACGGGTTTGACGAGGCCGCCTCGGGGATCGATCTCGGGTTGGATGACGAGAGCGCCGCTCCGGCCTCGGTCCGCAGCGGCGCGGCCGTGATCCGCCGCTATTGGAGCGCGCTCCCGCTCGGGCCGGGTGTCTATCGCATGCTGAACGACGCCGGCGAGGTGCTCTACGTCGGCAAGGCCAAGAGCCTGAAGAAGCGGGTCGCGAGCTATACGCGGGCGACGGGCCATTCGCGTCGCATCGCGCAAATGATTGCCGCCACCGCCTCGATGATGTTCGTATCGACCGCGACCGAAACCGAAGCGCTGCTCCTCGAAGCCAACTATATCAAGCAGATGCGGCCGCGGTTCAACGTGCTGCTCCGCGACGACAAGTCTTTCCCCTATATTCTGGTCACGGGGGACCATCGCGCGCCGCAACTCACCAAACATCGCGGCGCACGCAACCGGACAGGCGACTATTTCGGTCCGTTTGCGAGCGTCATGGCGGTGAACCGCACGCTGGCGGCGCTGCAGCGCGCTTTTCTGCTCCGCTCCTGCTCGGACAGCTATTTCGAGAACCGCACACGGCCGTGCCTGCTGCATCAGATCAAGCGCTGCGCCGGGCCGTGCACCGACGAGGTCAGTCGCGAGGATTATGCCGAACTGGTCGAGGAGACGCGCGGCTTTTTAACCGGCAAGAGCCGCGCTGTGCGGGAGCGTCTCGCGCTCGATATGGTGTCGGCCAGCGACGCGATGGAGTTCGAGCGGGCGGCGCGGTTGCGCGACCGCATCGCCGCCATGTCGGCCATCCAGGGCACGCAGGGCATCAACCCGAAGAGCGTGGAGGAAGCGGATGTTTTCACAATCCTCGAAGAAGCCGGACAATATGCGGTGGAGGTCTTCTTCTTCCGCACGTATCAGAACTGGGGCAATCGCGCCTATTATCCGCGCGCCGATCGGAGCCTCGGGCCAGCCGAGGTGCTGGGTGCGTTTCTGGCGCAATTCTACCTCGACAAGCCGCCGGCGCGTCTCATTCTGCTGTCGCATTCTGTCGATGACCAGGGCCTGCTCGAGGCCGCCTTGTGCGAGCGCGCGGGCTATCGCGTCGAGATCGCCGTGCCGCAGAGGGGCGAGAAGAAAGATCTGGTCGATCATGCGGCCCAAAATGGGCGGGAGGCGCTGTCACGCAAATTATCCGACACCGCCAGCCAGGAAAAGCTTCTGACCGCGCTCGGGGCCGCCTTCGGTGTGACCCGGACACTCAATAGAGTCGAGGTCTACGACAACTCGCACATCATGGGCACCAACGCGGTGGGCGCCATGATCGTGGCCGGACCTTCGGGCTTCTTGAAGCCGCATTACCGAACCTTCAACATGAACGACAAGCTGTTCACGCCCGGCGATGATTTCGGCATGATGCGGGACATGCTGCGTCGCCGCTTTGCGAGGCTCATGAAGGATGCGCCGCCGGCCGCAACGGTCGGTCAGGCCGATGGTGCGCGCGGATCGGCGACGGATCTTCCGCCCGAGGCGGCCGACGTGCTGGCCCATCAGACCGGAATCGCCGAGGACCGATCAGAGGATCGGGAGGCGACCCCGCTGTCGGAAGTCGGCGACACGCCGCAATGGCCGGACTTGATCCTGATCGACGGCGGCAAAGGGCAGCTTGAGGTCGTGCGCGAGACCCTGGTCGAGCTTGGCGTGCCCGTGATGTTCGGCGAGGGCGGCGCGCCGCATGGCGTGGCGGTGGTGGGTATCGCCAAGGGGCCGGAGCGCAATGCCGGGCGCGAAACCTTCTTTGCGGCCGGGCGTGAGCCGTTCAAGCTGCACGAACGCGATCCCGCGCTCTACTTTGTTCAGCGACTGCGGGACGAGGCGCATCGATTTGCGATCGGGACGCATCGGGCGCGCCGCAAGAAAGATTTCACCAAAAGCCCGCTGGAGGAGATCGGCGGCATCGGGCCGGCCCGCAAGCGGGCGCTTCTCCACGCGTTCGGCACCGCCAAGGCGATCGGGCGGGCGACGCTGGCCGATCTCGAAAAGGTGCCGGGCCTGAATGCCGCGACCGCGAAGCGGATCTACGATCATTTTCACGAGGGCGGCTGA